The Diadema setosum chromosome 1, eeDiaSeto1, whole genome shotgun sequence genome has a window encoding:
- the LOC140235756 gene encoding prostaglandin reductase 2-like isoform X1: MVPSNKRVILRCRPGDTGVPEDDNFAAEDCPFPTNLADDQMLVKTLCLSVDPYMRSRMNQKTRAQYMMPWRIGETVDGGGVAIVIESKNDQYQAGDIIQTFSLPWQLYSHIGPSPYLYKVDKALVGEHFSLAMGAVGMPGLTSLFGIRHKGHVKPGANQTMVISGAAGACGSIAGQIARIEGCSRVVGICGTNEKCQFLTEQLGFDSAINYKTENVAETLKTACPAGIDVYFDNVGGDISNCVIAQMNKDSHIVLCGQISMYNNLDKEYPPLLPDDIADRVKKLGITRERFVVLTYAKEFPEGMYQLATWVKEGKLKVKETVVEGLENTGAAFVSMMKGGNIGKMIVHVADP; the protein is encoded by the exons ATGGTTCCCAGTAATAAACGTGTAATCCTTCGATGCCGTCCAG GGGACACTGGAGTTCCTGAAGATGATAACTTTGCAGCTGAAGATTGTCCTTTTCCTACCAACCTGGCAGATGACCAGATGCTAGTTAAAactctgtgtctgtctgtggaTCCCTACATG CGGAGCAGGATGAACCAGAAGACGAGAGCACAGTACATGATGCCATGGAGGATTGGGGAGACTGTGGATGGAGGAGGAGTTGCCATTgtcattgaaagtaaaaatgacCAGTACCAAGCAGGCGACATTATTCAAACTTTTAGTCTTCCTTGGCAGCTTTACAGTCACATAGGTCCTAGTCCCTATCTGTACAAG GTAGATAAGGCTCTTGTTGGGGAGCATTTCTCTCTGGCAATGGGAGCAGTTGGCATGCCTGGTCTCACCTCACTCTTCGGAATCAGACATAAGGGTCATGTGAAGCCAGGAGCCAATCAGACGATGGTCATTAGTGGTGCTGCTGGGGCATGTGGCTCTATTGCAGGACAG ATTGCCAGGATCGAAGGGTGCAGCAGGGTTGTAGGGATCTGTGGCACCAATGAGAAGTGTCAGTTTCTGACAGAGCAGCTGGGATTTGACTCTGCAATCAATTACAAGACAGAAAATGTGGCCGAGACCCTGAAAACAGCATGCCCTGCAGGGATTGATGTGTACTTTGATAACGTCGGGGGTGATATCAGCAACTGTGTCATAGCACAG ATGAACAAAGATTCCCATATAGTGCTATGTGGACAGATCTCTATGTATAACAACTTAGACAAGGAATACCCTCCCCTTCTGCCTGATGACATTGCAGATAGGGTGAAGAAGCTGGGTATTACTAGAGAACGTTTTGTCGTCTTGACGTATGCCAAAGAGTTTCCTGAAGGCATGTACCAGTTGGCGACTTGGGTCAAGGAAGGCAAACTCAAG